The following coding sequences lie in one Paracidovorax avenae genomic window:
- a CDS encoding Bug family tripartite tricarboxylate transporter substrate binding protein: MHRRLILRGAAALGATAALLAGPAAAQPGSWPDKPVKLVLPYPPGGNVDGAARIVSEQLQARLGQPFIVDNRPGAGGLIAGEAVAKAAPDGYTFFMGANGPILFSPLIFRRNAYDWKKDFVPVSSVSFTPLVLQVHPSTPYRTLRDLLAAARPGGQNITMASPGAGTTNHLVSEYLQRESGAKWLTVHYKGNAPATTDLLGGQVQFNFDQISVAQPFIQAGRTRALAVTSRERLPLLPDVPTLRESGFADFSAETFTGVLAPRGTPQAVVDRLSEALRTVLAEPAVQEKFRVLGSEARGSTPQQFTQYLTQEDQRWTPIIRQAGITAE, from the coding sequence ATGCACAGACGCCTCATCCTGCGCGGCGCGGCCGCCCTTGGCGCCACCGCCGCGCTGCTGGCGGGCCCCGCGGCGGCGCAGCCCGGCAGCTGGCCCGACAAACCCGTGAAACTCGTGCTGCCCTACCCGCCCGGCGGCAATGTGGACGGTGCGGCGCGCATCGTCAGCGAGCAGCTGCAGGCGCGGCTCGGACAGCCGTTCATCGTGGACAACCGGCCCGGCGCGGGCGGGCTCATCGCGGGCGAGGCCGTCGCCAAGGCCGCGCCCGACGGCTACACCTTCTTCATGGGCGCGAACGGTCCGATCCTGTTCTCGCCGCTCATCTTCCGCCGCAACGCCTACGACTGGAAGAAGGACTTCGTGCCGGTGAGCTCGGTCTCCTTCACGCCGCTGGTGCTGCAGGTGCATCCGTCCACGCCCTACCGCACGCTGCGCGATCTGCTGGCCGCGGCGCGCCCGGGCGGGCAGAACATCACCATGGCCTCGCCGGGCGCAGGCACCACCAACCACCTCGTGAGCGAATACCTGCAGCGCGAAAGCGGCGCGAAGTGGCTCACGGTGCACTACAAGGGCAACGCGCCGGCCACCACCGACCTGCTCGGCGGGCAGGTGCAATTCAACTTCGACCAGATCTCGGTGGCGCAGCCCTTCATCCAGGCGGGCCGCACGCGGGCGCTGGCCGTCACCTCGCGCGAGCGGCTGCCGCTGTTGCCCGACGTGCCCACGCTGCGCGAATCGGGCTTCGCCGATTTCAGCGCCGAAACCTTCACCGGCGTGCTCGCGCCGCGCGGCACGCCCCAGGCCGTGGTGGACCGTCTCTCCGAAGCCCTGCGCACCGTGCTCGCCGAGCCCGCCGTGCAGGAGAAATTCCGCGTGCTCGGCTCCGAGGCCCGCGGCAGCACGCCCCAGCAATTCACCCAGTACCTCACCCAGGAAGACCAGCGATGGACACCGATCATCCGGCAGGCCGGCATTACGGCGGAATGA
- a CDS encoding flavin reductase family protein, translating into MTDTLDAADLGPEATYRLLSGIVVPRPIAWISTLSETGVVNLAPFSCFTFVSNKPPLLGVNIGRKAGRRKDTATHILARREYVVNIGHGGQLQQIHESSAEHPPEVSEAGLLGLATAPGEAVAVPRIADAGVAMECRLSQVIPFGDTGAEFFVGEVLRFHVREGLLRDGKIDTLALDPVCRIGGPNYATLGRVVTLRTMPQTAKTVTTAQ; encoded by the coding sequence ATGACCGACACCCTCGACGCCGCCGACCTCGGCCCCGAAGCCACCTATCGCCTTCTGAGCGGCATCGTCGTGCCGCGTCCCATCGCGTGGATCAGCACGCTGTCCGAGACCGGCGTGGTGAATCTCGCGCCGTTCTCCTGCTTCACCTTCGTCTCGAACAAGCCGCCCCTGCTGGGCGTGAACATCGGCCGCAAGGCCGGACGGCGGAAGGACACGGCCACGCACATCCTCGCGCGCCGCGAGTACGTGGTGAATATCGGCCACGGCGGGCAACTGCAGCAGATCCACGAGAGCAGCGCCGAGCATCCGCCCGAAGTCAGCGAGGCCGGGCTGCTGGGCCTGGCCACGGCGCCGGGCGAGGCCGTCGCCGTGCCCCGCATCGCCGATGCCGGCGTCGCGATGGAATGCCGCCTGTCCCAGGTGATCCCGTTCGGCGATACGGGCGCGGAGTTCTTCGTGGGCGAGGTGCTGCGCTTTCACGTGCGCGAGGGCCTGCTGCGGGACGGCAAGATCGACACGCTCGCGCTCGATCCCGTCTGCCGCATCGGCGGACCGAACTACGCCACGCTCGGCCGCGTGGTCACGCTGCGCACCATGCCGCAGACCGCCAAGACCGTGACCACGGCGCAGTGA
- the purT gene encoding formate-dependent phosphoribosylglycinamide formyltransferase, whose protein sequence is MPITLGTPLSPSATKVMLLGSGELGKEVLIALQRLGVETIAVDRYDNAPGQQVAHHARTITMSDPAQLKALIEAERPHLVVPEIEAIATPMLEELEAAGTVRVIPTARAARLTMDREGIRRLAAETLGLPTSPYRFCDSAEELQAAIDGTDGHPAIGFPCVVKPVMSSSGKGQSKLDGPADVQKAWDYAMAGGRVSHGRVIVEGFIDFEYEITLLTVRARAADGSIQTSFCEPIGHKQVSGDYVESWQPQPMPSLALQRARDIAKAVTDDLGRGLDGQPSGLGLFGVELFVKGDEVWFSEVSPRPHDTGLVTLGTQHQSEFELHARAILGLPVDTSLRNPGASAVIYGGVDAQGIAFDGVDEALAVPGTDLRLFGKPESFTKRRMGVAVARADDVDTARANARLAAGKVRPREA, encoded by the coding sequence ATGCCCATCACCCTTGGCACCCCCCTCTCGCCTTCCGCCACCAAAGTCATGCTGCTCGGCTCCGGCGAGCTGGGCAAGGAAGTGCTCATCGCCCTGCAGCGCCTGGGCGTGGAAACCATCGCCGTGGACCGCTACGACAACGCGCCCGGCCAGCAGGTGGCCCACCATGCGCGCACCATCACCATGAGCGATCCGGCGCAGCTGAAAGCCCTGATCGAAGCCGAGCGCCCGCACCTGGTCGTGCCCGAGATCGAGGCCATCGCCACGCCCATGCTCGAGGAGCTGGAGGCCGCCGGCACCGTGCGCGTCATCCCCACGGCCCGCGCCGCGCGCCTGACCATGGACCGCGAAGGCATCCGCCGCCTGGCCGCCGAGACGCTGGGCCTGCCCACCAGCCCCTACCGCTTCTGCGATTCGGCCGAGGAACTGCAGGCTGCCATCGACGGCACCGACGGGCATCCCGCCATCGGCTTTCCCTGCGTGGTCAAGCCCGTGATGAGCAGTTCCGGCAAGGGCCAGAGCAAGCTCGACGGCCCGGCCGACGTGCAGAAGGCGTGGGACTACGCCATGGCGGGCGGCCGCGTGAGCCATGGCCGCGTGATCGTCGAGGGCTTCATCGACTTCGAATACGAGATCACCCTGCTCACCGTGCGTGCCCGCGCGGCCGACGGCAGCATCCAGACCTCTTTCTGCGAACCCATCGGCCACAAGCAGGTCAGCGGCGACTACGTGGAAAGCTGGCAGCCCCAGCCCATGCCGTCCCTGGCGCTGCAGCGTGCCAGGGACATCGCCAAGGCCGTGACGGACGACCTGGGCCGCGGCCTGGATGGCCAGCCCTCGGGCCTGGGCCTGTTCGGCGTGGAGCTGTTCGTGAAGGGCGACGAGGTCTGGTTCAGCGAGGTCAGCCCGCGCCCGCACGACACCGGCCTGGTCACCCTGGGCACGCAGCACCAGAGCGAATTCGAGCTGCATGCCCGCGCCATCCTGGGCCTGCCCGTCGATACGTCCCTGCGCAATCCCGGCGCCAGTGCCGTGATCTACGGCGGCGTCGATGCGCAGGGCATCGCCTTCGACGGCGTCGATGAAGCCCTGGCCGTGCCGGGCACCGACCTGCGCCTCTTCGGCAAGCCCGAGAGCTTCACCAAGCGCCGCATGGGCGTGGCCGTGGCCCGGGCGGACGACGTGGACACGGCGCGCGCCAATGCGCGGCTGGCGGCAGGCAAGGTGAGGCCGCGCGAGGCGTGA
- a CDS encoding fumarylacetoacetate hydrolase family protein — MKLLSFLTGGEVRWGAATADGIVDLGRRLPAFGSVLALLEGGEAALAQARDALAATAVPDHALAGVTLLPPIPAPRKIFCIGVNYAHRNAEYRDGSELPRYPSIFLRVPDSFVGHGQPLLQPRESRQLDYEGEIGLVIGRGGRRIAREDALGHIAGLTCVNEGTVRDWVHHAKFNVTQGKNFHASGAMGPWIATADELPQGYGRLRVRTRVNGETRQDDTTEHLMFDFAQLIHYLSTFTTLEPGDVIVTGTPTGAGIRFDPPRFLQPGDVVEVEVDGVGVLRNAVEAEA, encoded by the coding sequence ATGAAACTGCTCTCCTTTCTCACCGGCGGCGAGGTGCGCTGGGGCGCCGCCACCGCGGACGGCATCGTCGATCTGGGCCGGCGGCTGCCCGCGTTCGGCAGCGTGCTCGCGCTGCTGGAAGGCGGCGAGGCGGCGCTGGCGCAGGCGCGCGACGCGCTCGCGGCCACTGCGGTGCCCGACCATGCGCTGGCCGGCGTCACCCTGCTGCCGCCGATTCCCGCGCCGCGCAAGATCTTCTGCATCGGCGTGAACTACGCGCACCGCAATGCCGAATACCGGGACGGCAGCGAGCTGCCGCGCTACCCGAGCATCTTCCTGCGCGTGCCGGATTCGTTCGTCGGCCACGGCCAGCCGCTGCTGCAGCCGCGCGAATCGCGACAGCTGGACTACGAGGGCGAGATCGGCCTGGTGATCGGCCGCGGCGGGCGCCGCATCGCGCGCGAGGACGCGCTCGGCCACATCGCCGGGCTCACCTGCGTGAACGAGGGCACGGTGCGCGACTGGGTGCACCACGCCAAGTTCAACGTCACGCAGGGCAAGAACTTCCATGCCTCCGGCGCAATGGGCCCCTGGATCGCCACGGCCGACGAACTCCCGCAGGGCTACGGCCGGCTGCGCGTGCGCACGCGCGTGAACGGGGAAACGCGACAGGACGACACGACCGAGCACCTGATGTTCGATTTCGCGCAGCTCATCCACTACCTCTCCACTTTCACCACGCTGGAGCCCGGCGACGTGATCGTGACCGGTACGCCGACGGGCGCGGGCATCCGCTTCGATCCGCCACGCTTCCTGCAACCCGGCGACGTGGTCGAGGTGGAAGTGGACGGCGTGGGCGTGCTGCGCAATGCGGTGGAGGCCGAGGCATGA
- a CDS encoding RidA family protein — MTPAQTAAHEGPAPVARTSIYVEGFSHKNPIPAACRVGPLVESGSVLGTDPATGVVAPTIEAQCRFMLDNLRRIVEAAGGSTADVVKVTVWMKDRSQRPALNGPWLEMFPDPASRPARHAIHAPELDMGKLIECSFTAYIA; from the coding sequence ATGACGCCCGCGCAGACGGCAGCGCACGAGGGCCCGGCGCCCGTGGCGCGCACGAGCATCTACGTGGAAGGTTTCAGCCACAAGAACCCCATCCCCGCGGCCTGCCGCGTCGGCCCGCTCGTGGAGAGCGGCAGCGTGCTCGGCACCGATCCGGCCACCGGCGTGGTCGCGCCCACGATCGAGGCGCAATGCCGCTTCATGCTGGACAACCTGCGCCGCATCGTCGAGGCCGCGGGCGGCAGCACGGCCGATGTCGTGAAGGTCACGGTCTGGATGAAGGACCGCAGCCAGCGGCCCGCGCTCAACGGGCCCTGGCTCGAGATGTTCCCCGATCCGGCCTCGCGGCCGGCGCGCCACGCGATCCACGCGCCCGAGCTCGACATGGGCAAGCTCATCGAGTGCAGCTTCACCGCCTATATCGCCTGA
- a CDS encoding MarR family winged helix-turn-helix transcriptional regulator has protein sequence MPSRPIPATAPLPALQRLDSQVCFALYSASLAMTKLYKPLLDAVGLTYPQYIAMLALWEQDGITVSELGERLCLDSGTLTPLLKRMEASGLVARERDPQDERRVRITLTPGGRALRGRSESIPHCVLERSQCTIPELEALTAQLTQLRERLSRSPG, from the coding sequence ATGCCTTCCCGCCCCATCCCAGCCACGGCCCCGCTCCCCGCCCTCCAGCGGCTGGACAGCCAGGTCTGCTTCGCCCTGTATTCGGCGTCGCTGGCGATGACCAAGCTCTACAAGCCGCTGCTCGATGCCGTGGGACTCACCTATCCGCAGTACATCGCCATGCTCGCCCTCTGGGAGCAGGACGGCATCACGGTCTCCGAACTGGGCGAGCGCCTGTGCCTGGATTCGGGCACGCTGACCCCGCTGCTCAAGCGCATGGAAGCCTCCGGGCTCGTCGCCCGCGAGCGCGACCCCCAGGACGAGCGGCGCGTGCGCATCACCCTCACGCCCGGCGGCCGGGCCCTGCGTGGCCGGTCCGAGTCGATCCCGCACTGCGTGCTGGAGCGCAGCCAATGCACCATTCCCGAACTGGAGGCGCTGACCGCGCAGCTCACGCAGCTGCGCGAACGGCTCTCCCGCAGCCCGGGCTGA
- a CDS encoding amidohydrolase: MPDYLPFEPHPRAPVPLPPPLACDSQFHVFGPRDRYPVRAGAAYEMPMATWEVAQRLHATLGIARGVIVQATTYGADHAVVLDALAALNAGGPRRYMGCANAAVLLERDDAYLQVLHDAGVRGARFTRGGLGIQFTADQMDRALARVRELGWYVKVQPEPSGIAGQMRAFDALRDVPVVMDHMGRADPALGEADPNLACMRDLLARGNYWVMLSLSEKLSHEGPPWNDVVPLAQRLIAAAPERCIWGSDWPHPVSVRQPPNEGELLELLYRFAPDAATRERILVTNPARLFGFDTP; this comes from the coding sequence ATGCCCGACTACCTTCCCTTCGAGCCCCATCCCCGCGCGCCCGTGCCGCTGCCGCCGCCGCTGGCCTGCGACAGCCAGTTCCACGTTTTCGGCCCGCGCGACCGCTACCCCGTGCGCGCCGGCGCGGCCTACGAGATGCCCATGGCCACCTGGGAGGTCGCGCAGCGCCTGCATGCCACGCTCGGCATCGCGCGCGGCGTGATCGTGCAGGCCACCACCTACGGCGCCGACCATGCGGTGGTGCTGGACGCGCTCGCCGCGCTCAATGCGGGCGGCCCGCGCCGCTACATGGGTTGCGCCAACGCCGCCGTGCTGCTGGAGCGCGACGACGCCTACCTGCAGGTGCTCCACGACGCGGGCGTGCGCGGTGCGCGCTTCACGCGCGGCGGCCTCGGCATCCAGTTCACGGCCGACCAGATGGACCGGGCCCTGGCGCGCGTGCGCGAACTGGGCTGGTATGTGAAGGTGCAGCCCGAGCCCTCCGGCATCGCCGGGCAGATGCGCGCCTTCGATGCACTGCGGGACGTGCCCGTGGTCATGGACCACATGGGCCGCGCGGACCCGGCGCTCGGCGAGGCGGACCCGAACCTCGCCTGCATGCGGGATCTGCTCGCGCGCGGCAATTACTGGGTGATGCTGTCGCTCTCCGAAAAGCTCTCGCACGAAGGTCCGCCCTGGAACGACGTGGTGCCGCTCGCGCAGCGGTTGATCGCGGCGGCGCCGGAGCGCTGCATCTGGGGCAGCGACTGGCCGCATCCCGTCTCGGTCAGGCAGCCGCCCAACGAAGGCGAACTGCTGGAACTGCTCTACCGCTTCGCGCCCGACGCCGCCACGCGCGAGCGCATCCTCGTCACCAACCCGGCACGGCTTTTCGGATTCGACACACCATGA
- the hpaH gene encoding 2-oxo-hept-4-ene-1,7-dioate hydratase, which produces MSDAPVLTLSAEQLAEAARQLDEAERTRVPCAQFSQQYPGMGIDDAYAIQDAWMQRKQARGRRVIGHKIGLTSKAMQRAVNIAEPDFGTLLDDMLFRDGASLPADRFLQLRIEAELAFVLARPLAGPHCTLYDVLDATACVTPALEILDARIQRVDPETGRTRTVIDTISDNAANAALVLGGRPFRPALLDADLRRIGAIVTRNGDVEETGLAAGVLNHPANGVAWLANRLHRHGIALQAGEVVLAGSFIRPIDVARGDTIVADYGEFGTVACHFG; this is translated from the coding sequence ATGAGCGACGCCCCTGTACTCACCCTGTCTGCAGAGCAACTCGCCGAAGCGGCGCGGCAACTCGACGAGGCCGAACGCACGCGCGTGCCCTGCGCCCAGTTCTCGCAGCAGTATCCGGGCATGGGCATCGACGATGCCTATGCGATCCAGGACGCCTGGATGCAGCGCAAGCAGGCCCGGGGCCGGCGCGTGATCGGCCACAAGATCGGCCTCACTTCCAAGGCGATGCAGCGCGCGGTGAACATCGCGGAACCGGACTTCGGCACGCTGCTGGACGACATGCTGTTCCGTGACGGCGCGAGCCTGCCGGCCGACCGCTTCCTGCAGCTGCGCATCGAGGCCGAACTCGCCTTCGTGCTCGCGCGCCCTCTGGCGGGCCCGCACTGCACGCTCTACGACGTGCTCGACGCCACGGCCTGCGTGACCCCGGCGCTGGAGATCCTGGACGCGCGCATCCAGCGCGTGGACCCGGAGACGGGCCGCACGCGCACGGTCATCGACACCATCTCCGACAACGCGGCCAACGCCGCGCTGGTGCTCGGCGGCCGGCCTTTCAGGCCCGCCCTGCTCGACGCCGACCTGCGGCGCATCGGCGCCATCGTCACGCGCAACGGCGACGTGGAGGAGACCGGGCTCGCGGCCGGCGTGCTGAACCACCCGGCCAACGGCGTGGCCTGGCTCGCCAACCGGCTGCACCGCCACGGCATCGCGCTGCAGGCCGGCGAGGTGGTGCTCGCGGGGTCGTTCATCCGGCCGATCGACGTGGCGCGCGGCGATACCATCGTGGCGGACTACGGCGAATTCGGCACCGTCGCGTGCCATTTCGGCTGA
- a CDS encoding 3-hydroxybutyryl-CoA dehydrogenase, with translation MTINTVGIIGAGTMGNGIAQACAVAGIDAVMVDISDAAVQKGLATVSGSLDRLIKKEKITAADKDAALARIRTSTNYDDLKAAQLIIEAATENHELKVKILKQVDTIAPPGVIIASNTSSISITQLGAATSRPDRFIGMHFFNPVPMMALVEIIRGLQTSDATHDAVKALAERLGKSPITVKNAPGFVVNRILVPMINEAFFVLAEGLATPEDIDAGMKLGCNQPIGPLALADMIGLDVCLAVMNVYLEEFGDSKYRPCPLLKEMVAAGRLGRKTGQGVYSY, from the coding sequence ATGACGATCAACACCGTCGGCATCATCGGCGCGGGCACCATGGGCAACGGCATCGCGCAGGCCTGCGCGGTCGCCGGCATCGACGCGGTGATGGTGGACATTTCCGACGCGGCCGTGCAGAAAGGCCTGGCCACCGTGTCCGGCAGCCTGGACCGCCTCATCAAGAAGGAAAAGATCACCGCCGCCGACAAGGACGCGGCGCTCGCGCGCATCAGGACCTCGACGAACTACGACGACCTGAAGGCCGCGCAGCTCATCATCGAGGCCGCCACCGAGAACCACGAACTCAAGGTGAAGATCCTCAAGCAGGTGGACACGATCGCGCCGCCCGGGGTGATCATCGCGTCGAACACCTCGTCGATCTCCATCACGCAACTGGGCGCCGCCACCTCGCGGCCCGACCGCTTCATCGGCATGCATTTCTTCAACCCCGTGCCGATGATGGCACTGGTGGAGATCATCCGCGGCCTGCAGACCAGCGACGCCACGCACGACGCCGTGAAGGCGCTGGCCGAGCGCCTGGGCAAGAGCCCCATCACCGTGAAGAACGCGCCGGGCTTCGTCGTGAACCGCATCCTGGTGCCGATGATCAACGAGGCCTTCTTCGTGCTGGCCGAGGGCCTGGCCACGCCGGAAGACATCGACGCCGGCATGAAGCTGGGCTGCAACCAGCCGATCGGCCCGCTGGCGCTGGCCGACATGATCGGCCTGGACGTGTGCCTGGCGGTGATGAACGTCTATCTGGAAGAGTTCGGCGACAGCAAGTACCGCCCCTGCCCGCTGCTCAAGGAGATGGTGGCCGCGGGACGCCTGGGCCGCAAGACGGGCCAGGGCGTGTACAGCTACTGA
- a CDS encoding aldolase/citrate lyase family protein, protein MPQPNRFKRALAAGQPQIGLWSTLASPYASELLAGAGFDWMLLDTEHSPSDVPHMLQQLQAVDAERDGRTAAVVRPAWNDPVLIKRYLDIGAQSLLLPFVQNADEARAAVAAMRYAPRGIRGMGGSVRATRFGRDTGYLAQAESELCLLVQVETAEALERIEDIAAVDGVDGIFIGPADLSASMGHAGRPQHPEVRTAIDGAIRRIRACGKAPGILMADEARARECLDLGALFVAVAIDMLLLRQGADAAAARFRGSADAAHRQPPASHTY, encoded by the coding sequence ATGCCCCAGCCCAACCGCTTCAAGCGCGCGCTCGCCGCCGGCCAGCCGCAGATCGGCCTCTGGTCCACCCTGGCATCGCCCTACGCCAGCGAACTGCTCGCGGGCGCGGGTTTCGACTGGATGCTGCTGGACACCGAGCATTCGCCCAGCGACGTGCCGCACATGCTGCAGCAGCTGCAGGCCGTGGACGCCGAGCGCGACGGGCGCACGGCCGCCGTGGTGCGGCCCGCATGGAACGACCCGGTGCTCATCAAGCGCTACCTCGACATCGGCGCGCAGAGCCTGCTGCTGCCCTTCGTGCAGAACGCCGACGAGGCGCGCGCCGCGGTGGCTGCCATGCGCTACGCACCGCGCGGCATCCGCGGCATGGGCGGCTCGGTGCGGGCCACGCGCTTCGGCCGCGACACCGGCTATCTCGCGCAGGCCGAAAGCGAGTTGTGCCTGCTCGTGCAGGTGGAGACGGCCGAGGCGCTGGAACGCATCGAGGACATCGCCGCGGTGGACGGCGTGGACGGCATCTTCATCGGCCCCGCGGACCTCTCGGCCAGCATGGGGCACGCGGGCCGGCCGCAGCATCCCGAAGTGCGCACGGCCATCGACGGCGCGATCCGCCGCATCCGCGCCTGCGGCAAGGCCCCCGGCATCCTCATGGCCGACGAGGCCCGAGCGCGCGAGTGCCTGGACCTCGGAGCGCTCTTCGTGGCCGTGGCCATCGACATGCTGCTGCTGCGCCAGGGCGCCGACGCCGCAGCCGCGAGGTTCCGGGGCAGCGCTGACGCTGCCCACCGCCAGCCCCCTGCTTCGCACACTTACTGA
- a CDS encoding IclR family transcriptional regulator: MSSSPASTDGPRDGAQSVRRAIAVLRIVAGGQEGGVRLIDVSMATGLNRPTAHRLLRALVEEGAVEQDAATRRYRIGREVSLMGLARPAGFPLRAIAAPHLRHLGETLGETAFLTIRQGDDSVCLDRAIGSYPVKVLSIDVGARRLLGVGVSGVVLLAALDTAEAADILQRNAARLRGLRLDAAGVLERCTQARALGHAYAPVGVVRGTRAVAVPVRTPGGRTVAAIAVTAISSRLTEARLPQVVQAVQAQADAIGREAQARGLGGSPQ; the protein is encoded by the coding sequence GTGTCCTCTTCTCCTGCCTCCACCGACGGCCCGCGCGACGGCGCGCAGAGCGTGCGCCGCGCCATCGCGGTGCTGCGCATCGTCGCGGGCGGGCAGGAGGGCGGCGTGCGCCTGATCGACGTCTCGATGGCCACGGGCCTCAACCGGCCCACGGCGCACCGCCTGCTGCGCGCGCTGGTGGAGGAGGGGGCGGTGGAGCAGGATGCGGCCACGCGGCGCTACCGCATCGGCCGGGAGGTCTCGCTCATGGGCCTCGCGCGGCCCGCAGGTTTTCCGCTGCGCGCGATCGCCGCGCCGCACCTGCGGCACCTGGGCGAGACGCTCGGCGAGACCGCCTTCCTCACCATCCGCCAGGGCGACGACTCGGTGTGCCTGGACCGCGCCATCGGCAGCTACCCGGTGAAGGTGCTGTCCATCGACGTGGGGGCGCGGCGCCTGCTGGGCGTGGGGGTGAGCGGCGTGGTGCTGCTGGCCGCGCTGGACACGGCCGAGGCCGCGGACATCCTGCAGCGCAACGCTGCCCGACTGCGTGGCCTGCGGCTCGATGCCGCGGGCGTGCTGGAGCGCTGCACCCAGGCGCGCGCACTGGGCCATGCCTATGCACCCGTGGGCGTGGTGCGCGGCACGCGCGCGGTAGCCGTGCCGGTGCGCACTCCCGGCGGCCGCACGGTGGCGGCCATCGCCGTCACCGCGATCTCGTCGCGCCTGACGGAGGCACGCCTGCCGCAGGTGGTGCAGGCCGTGCAGGCGCAGGCCGACGCGATCGGCCGCGAGGCGCAGGCGCGCGGCCTCGGCGGCAGCCCTCAGTAG
- a CDS encoding ABC transporter permease yields MDSPTPSVPSHWRPPAPTARWWPVFLRNLLVWRKLAVPSLLGNIAEPLMWLVAFGYGMGALVGQVNVDGRAVPYILFLASGSICMSAMNAASFEALYSAFSRMHVQKTWDGIMNAPVGLDDVVLAEMLWAAFKAFFTVTAIMGVMLALGISHSPKLLVAWPVLLLAGVMFSSIALIFNALAKGYDFFTYYFTLVLTPMMFLSGVFFPREQLPDLVRRVSDWLPLTNVVELVRPLFMDQWPAHPLRHGLVVGLTALASFWLALALTRRRFAK; encoded by the coding sequence ATGGACTCTCCCACGCCTTCCGTGCCCAGCCACTGGCGCCCGCCCGCGCCCACCGCGCGCTGGTGGCCGGTGTTCCTGCGCAACCTGCTCGTGTGGCGCAAGCTCGCGGTGCCGAGCCTGCTGGGCAATATCGCCGAGCCGCTGATGTGGCTGGTGGCCTTCGGCTACGGCATGGGCGCGCTCGTGGGCCAGGTGAACGTGGACGGGCGCGCGGTGCCCTACATCCTGTTCCTGGCCAGCGGCTCGATCTGCATGAGCGCGATGAACGCGGCGAGCTTCGAGGCGCTCTACTCCGCGTTCTCGCGCATGCATGTGCAGAAGACCTGGGACGGCATCATGAACGCCCCCGTGGGCCTGGACGACGTGGTGCTGGCCGAGATGCTCTGGGCCGCGTTCAAGGCCTTTTTCACCGTGACGGCGATCATGGGGGTGATGCTGGCGCTCGGCATCAGCCACAGCCCCAAGCTGCTGGTCGCCTGGCCCGTGTTGCTGCTGGCGGGCGTGATGTTCTCCAGCATCGCGCTCATCTTCAACGCGCTGGCCAAGGGCTACGACTTCTTCACCTACTACTTCACGCTGGTGCTCACGCCGATGATGTTCCTCTCGGGCGTGTTCTTCCCGCGCGAGCAGTTGCCGGACCTCGTGCGTCGCGTGTCGGACTGGCTGCCGCTCACCAACGTGGTCGAATTGGTGCGGCCGCTCTTCATGGACCAGTGGCCCGCGCACCCGCTGCGCCACGGGCTGGTGGTGGGCCTCACCGCGCTGGCCTCGTTCTGGCTCGCGCTTGCGCTCACGCGGCGGCGCTTCGCGAAGTAG
- a CDS encoding organic hydroperoxide resistance protein, protein MTTLDKVLYTARAHTTGGRDGASRTDDGRLDVKLSSPGTSGTGTNPEQLFAAGYSACFIGAMKAVGGKLGIAVPQDVAIDAEVDLGQIPNAYGIAARLKVSLPGLDKDKAQQLVDAAHQVCPYSNATRGNIDVTITLA, encoded by the coding sequence ATGACCACGCTCGACAAAGTCCTCTACACCGCCCGCGCCCACACCACCGGCGGCCGCGATGGCGCCTCGCGTACCGACGACGGCCGCCTGGACGTGAAGCTGTCCTCCCCCGGCACCAGCGGCACGGGCACCAACCCCGAGCAGCTCTTCGCCGCCGGCTACTCCGCCTGCTTCATCGGCGCCATGAAGGCCGTCGGCGGCAAGCTGGGCATCGCCGTGCCGCAGGACGTGGCCATCGACGCCGAAGTGGACCTGGGCCAGATCCCCAACGCCTACGGCATCGCCGCCCGCCTGAAGGTCTCCCTGCCCGGCCTGGACAAGGACAAGGCCCAGCAGCTGGTGGACGCTGCCCACCAGGTCTGCCCCTACTCCAACGCCACGCGCGGCAACATCGACGTGACGATCACGCTGGCCTGA